AAACAAGCAGGAAGACCAAGAATCACATTTTGCAAGGATATCCAACCAAGTCTGGATCAAAGTATCTGAAAAGTGCACCGCACCATTAAACGCATTACTAACCCGGGTGCACCGCCACTCGTTGGCCTgaggaaaacagtgaacagtggGCAAGGTGCATGTAAGCGAGTAAAGACAGGAGAATTATAGCACAGTCATTTCAAAGTGCCACACTTCCTGCTGCCAGTAGGACCGTAAATGTATATTGTCATAAATATTGTCATCAGGCCAGGACTATTATCAAACGTGAAGTTTGGAGCTGATCCAAACATTGTATGTCTGAGTTACAGCAACTTCCTTATTGATGGTGATACTGCAAACTTTGTCAGGCCGCCACGGACACACCCTTCAACGAAAACTCAAGATTTAACATTGCAAAGGCCTTTAGATTAGGCGTACCAAATTTTGTGTTGATCTGACAAATAGGAGAAGTTTGTTAAAATACAACATCTGAAAATGGgcaaaatgacaacaaaatttaaaatgacataaattaaaaatacccgacttcctgttgggatTTGGATTTCATACCAAGAGACTTTTTTGTAGATATTGGTGTGTTACATATGTGTACCGATTATCTAACTTGTACGTGAAACGTAGCTCCAGGCGCACTCCGTTGAAAGTGTATAGGTGGCGCTGTCGAGCCATTTTGCCACACCCAATGGAATATTGGCCTTCGGCTGTGTTCAGGCCAGGACTCTTGTCAAAAATGTGAAGTTTGGGGACAATCAGAAATTTTATGCCTGTGTTACAACTGTTATTCCCATGGCGAGACATTGAACTTTGTCACGGCGCCATGGACGCGCCCTTTAACGAAAACTCTAGAGCTTGGCACTTTATCATTGCAAAAGCCTTTCGATTATGTGTACCAAATTTGGTGTTGATCTGAACAAATCTCTAGGAGGAGTTTGTTAAAATACAACGTGAGAATGGCAAAATCGACCAAAAATTTGctcataaaattaaaaatacccgacttcctgttgggatTCGGATTTCGGACCAAGAGACTTTTTTGTAGGTAGTAGTGTGTTACGTGTGTGTACTGATTTTCATACATGTACGTGAAACATAGCTCGAGGCACACACCGTTGAAAGTGTATAGGTGGCACTGTTGAGCCATTTTGCCACACCCACTTTAGAAGAACATGACATACATAAAGTTTCGACATTTCCGCTGTGTGTGCAAAGTTTCGTGAGTTTTcgagcagttaaaaaaaaaattaaagctgcaagcagcgatgaaCGGGCCCTCGCACCCAGGCGCACCGCCACCCGTTGGCCTgaggaaaacagtgaacagtggGCGAGGTGCATGTAAGCAAGTAAAGACAGGAGAATTATGGCACAGTCATTTCCAAAGTGCCACACTTCCTGCTGCCAGTAGGACCATAAATGTATATTGTCATAAATATTGTCATCAGGCCAGGAATATTATCAAACGTGAAGTTTGGAGCTGATCGGTCAGTGTATGCCTGAGTTCCAAACAGTGTATGTCTGAGTTATAGCAACTTCCTTTTAATGGTGATACAGCAAAATTTGTCAGGCGGCCACGGACACACCCTTCAACGAAAACTCAAGATCTTTGCAATTTAACATTGCAAAGGCCTTAAGATTACACTGACTAATTTTGGTGTTAATCCAAATTAATCTCTAGAAGGAGTTTCTTAAAATACAACATttgaaaatggcaaaaatgacacaaaatttacagagaaaattaaaagtaactgacttcctgttgggatTTGGATTTCATACCAAGAGACTTTTTTGTAGATATTTGTGTGTTACATGTGTGTACCAATTATCGTACTTGTACGTGAAATGTAGCTCCAGGCGCACAGGCGCTGTTGAGCCATTTTGCCACACCCACTTTCGAGGAACATGATGTACCTTATGTTTCGACATTTCCGCTGTGTGTGCAAAGTTCCGTGAGTTTtcggggaaaaaaatgcaaataataagaataaagaaaCAACACAATTACAATAGGGTCCTACGCACCATCGGTGCTCAGGCCCTAATtaaagctgcaagcagcgatgaaCGGGCCTCGCACCCAGGCGCACCGCCACCCGTTGGCCTAAGGAAAACAGTAAACAGTGGGCGAGGTGCATGTAAGCGGTAAAGACAGGAGAATTATAGCACAGTCATTTCAAAGTGCCACACTTCCTGCTGCCAGTAGGACCGTAAATGTATATTGTCATAAATATTGTCATCAGGCCAGGACTATTATCAAACGTGAAGTTTGGAGCTGATCCAAACATTGTATGTCTGAGTTACAGCAACTTCCTTATTGATGGTGATACTGCAAACTTTGTCAGGCCGCCACGGACACACCCTTCAACGAAAACTCAAGATTTAACATTGCAAAGGCCTTTAGATTAGGCGTACCAAATTTGGTGTTGATCTGAACAAATCTCTAGGAGGAGTTTGTTAAAATATAACATCTGAAAATGgcaaaatgacacaaaatttacagagaaaattaaaagtaactgacttcctgttgggatTCGGATTCGTACCAAGAGACTTTTTGTAGATATTGGTGTGTTACATATGTGTACCGATTATCTAACTTGTACGTGAAACGTAGCTCCAGGCGCACTCCGTTGAAAGTGTATAGGTGGCGCTGTCGAGCCATTTTGCCACACCCAATGGAATATTGGCCTTCGGCTGTGTTCAGGCCAGGACTCTTGTCAAAAATGTGAAGTTTGGGGACAATCAGAAATTTTATGCCTGTGTTACAACTGTTATTCCCATGGCGAGACATTGAAATTTGTCACGGCGCCATGGACACGCCCTTTAACGAAAACTCTAGAGCTTGGCACTTTATCATTGCAAAAGCCTTTCGATTATGCGTACCAAATTTGGTGTTGATCTGAACAAATCTCTAGGAGGAGTTTGTTAAAATACAACGTGAGAATGGCAAAATCGACCAAAAGTTTGctcataaaattaaaaatacccAACTTCCTGTTGGGATTCGGATTTCGTACCAAGAGACTTTTTTTGTAGGTAGTAGTGTGTTACGTGTGTGTACTGATTTTCATGCATGTACGTGAAACATAGCTCGAGGCACACACCGTTGAAAGTGTATAGGTGGCGCTGTTGAGCCATTTTGCCACACCCACTTTAGAAGAACATGACATACATAAAGTTTCGACATTTCCGCTGTGTGTGCAAAGTTTCGTGAGTTTTcgagcagttaaaaaaaaaattaaagctgcaagcagcgatgaaCGGGCCCTCGCACCCAGGCGCACCGCCACCCGTTGGCCTgaggaaaacagtgaacagtggGCAAGGTGCATGTAAGCAAGTAAAGACAGGAGAATTATGGCACAGTCATTTCCAAAGTGCCACACTTCCTGCTGCCAGTAGGACCATAAATGTATATTGTCATAAATATTGTCATCAGGCCAGGAATATTATCAAACGTGAAGTTTGGAGCTGATCGGTCAGTGTATGCCTGAGTTCCAAACAGTGTATGTCTGAGTTATAGCAACTTCCTTTTTAATGGTGATACAGCAAAATTTGTCAGGCGGCCACGGACACACCCTTCAACGAAAACTCAAGATCTTTGCAATTTAACATTGCAAAGGCCTTAAGATTACACTGACTAATTTTGGTGTTAATCCAAATTAATCTCTAGAAGGAGTTTCTTAAAATACAACATttgaaaatggcaaaaatgacacaaaatttacagagaaaattaaaagtaactgacttcctgttgggatTTGGATTTCATACCAAGAGACTTTTTTGTAGATATTTGTGTGTTACATGTGTGTACCAATTATCGTGCTTATGCGTGAAATGTAGCTCCAGGCGCACAGGCGCTGTTGAGCCATTTTGCCACACCCACTTTCGAGGAACATGATGTACCTTATGTTTCGACATTTCCGCTGTGTGTGCAAAGTTCCGTGAGTTTtcggggaaaaaaatgcaaataataagaataaagaaaCAACACAATTACAATAGGGTCCTACGCACCATCGGTGCTCAGGCCCTAATtaaagctgcaagcagcgatgaaCGGGCCCTTGCGGCCAGGCGCACCGCCACCCGTTGGCCTAAGGAAAACAGTAAACAGTGGGCGAGGTGCATGTAAGCGAGTAAAGACAGGAGAATTATAGCACAGTCATTTCAAAGTGCCACACTTCCTGCTGCCAGTAGGACCGTAAATGTATATTGTCATAAATATTGTAATCAGGCCAGGACTATTATCAAACGTGAAGTTTGGAGCTGATCGGTCAGTGTATGCCTGAGTTCCAAACATTGTATGTCTGAGTTACAGCAACTTCCTTTTTAATGGTGATACAGCAAAATTTGTCAGGCCGCCACGGACACACCCTTCAACGAAAATTTAACATTGCAAAGGCCTTTAGATTATGCATACCAAATTTGGTGttgaatagaatagcctttatttgtcacatatacattacagcacagtgaaatttgttcttcgcatatcccagtttttgcttggaaactggggtcagagcgcatggtcagccatgatacggcgcccctggagcacagagggttaagggccttgctcaagggcccaagagtggcagcttggcgatactagagcttgaacccccgaccttccgatcagtaatccagcgccttaaccactggagctaccactccctgcaaaaaaaaaaaaaagcaacttcTTTTTTCATGACGAATCATTGAAATTTGTCAGACCACCATGGACACACCCTTCGACGAAAACTCTAGATCTTCGCAATTTCACATTGCAAAGGCCTTTAGATTATGCATACCAAATTTGGTGTTGATCTGAACAAATCTTTAGGAGGAGATCGTTAAAATACAACATCTGAAAATGGCCAAAATGACCAAAAATTTGCTCATAAAATTGTTCTTTGGGATAATGAGAGTATAATTCAAACTTCTAGCCATAGAATAAACCCcagaatttaaacattttatgcatGAAAACGCACTACTGCTCATGACCCTAAAAACAACCATCCAGTAGTAAAGCATAGTGTGATTAGCATCTTCTACCGGGCAGGGTTTGAGGCTCATGGCCCTAAGAACAACAATCCcatagtgaagcatggtggtgttaGCATCTTCTCTATAAGCGGAGGAGGAgaagggaaaactcgtttttttactatcactactgatccctaaactttacattttttactttttttccctttgcttatcttaattttcgttaccgtcttcgctttctggcttcgcttcgcaaTCTAgtagcggcgtctcgagctcgtacctcagttttttgctcgcgtaacaaatcAAAGTTTTCCCTTGACTGCTCGTACCTCAGTTTTTGCTCGTAACAAATCAAAGTTTTCCCTTGACTGCTCGTACCTCAGTTTTTGCTCGTAACAAATCAAAGTTTTCCCTTGACTGCTCGTACCTCAGTTTTTGCTCGTAACAAATCAAAGTTTTCCCTTGACTGCTCGTACCTCAGTTTTTGCTCGTAACAAATCAAAGTTTTCCCTTGACTGCTCGTACCTCAGTTTTTGCTCGTAACAAATCAAAGTTTTCCCTTGACTGCTCGTACCTCAGTTTTTGCTCGTAACAAATCAAAGTTTTCCCTTGACTGCTCGTACCTCAGAAAACCTCATACATTAAttcactcgtaggtcaaggtaccactgtactaAACTATATAAGCTGAATACTGGGTTACTATTATAACCATTTCTGAAATCGCAGGTAAACAGAATATGTCAGTGGCAATTTCAATACTCtagaaataaattttttttgtaatttgtaccAAAAATTGACTATTTTGTATGTATCTTAGGAAAGAACCTTCTGTTCATTGTGCTGAGAGATGGAACAGGATTCCTGCAGTCTATACTCATCGATAAACTGGTAATCAACCACCTGAAATGGATTCATGTGTATTGTTTGTAACTATAATACTGATGTAGTGGTaattagttaaaataaaatctacctttagctttatcttttctttgtatttcttGTTCGTGTGCATTTCGTTTGCCGTGCTTGCGTgtgtaacgtttttttttcccccctttcctTCATTAGTGTCAGTGCTATAACGGGCTCATGTTGTCTACTGAAAGCACGGTAGCTCTGTATGGAACAGTGAAGCCGGTTCCTGAGGGAAAACAGGTAACACTTTTGTAGAAAAACAATTCACTGTTGTACTGTTCTGTTTGTTCCATCAGTAAAAAATACCAttacttctttttatttctaaaaagtGTTAATTAGATCAAAATCATTCGCCCAGAAATGAGTTACTTTTATGCAAGACATGATGGACTCATTTTGTGCCACAGCATCAGATTATTTTGTTAACaacaatgtttttgtaattaaaaatgaaacataatagcttttattagtttatatagatttttttattacatgttaCATAGATAGTCTTACAGAATGCTAaacaataattatacatatCCCAGTTCTTTGGTTATGGGAAGCCATACCAATCCATGTGAATGAGAGAAACAATAATGCAGTAAAGCGTGATATTAATCCACAGGGCAGAGTCAGAGCTGTGCTGTTAGATTAAATTAATCAATACCTTCTGACCATGGTGTAATCTGGTTTAATCATCTCTTTCAGGTTTTTTGTTAtatgttaatataattttttttcctcccggCGGCATTGGGTGGCAAGGGCCTGCTGGCTTCACCCTCCTTCTTTCATAGTCAGGCTTGGGACTGTCCATGGTGCAGTACTTTATCCCCCATTCCCACAACTGAGCATCCAtgaagggttaagggctttgctcttgggcccaagagtggcagcctggtgtGGCTGAGACTCGAACTCACAACCCCCTGGATCCAAAagctaatgccttaaccactaggcTACCACTTTCCtgctattataattatattaacatattcattattataatttggATATACACTAATGATGGCATTATACTGGGTCTAGGTTATTAAAAACTTTAGAAatgtaacagaaaataaaactctTGCCCTTGAGCTTCATGAAGGATATTTAGTGATTtcaatgtatatacagtaatcccccgtatacagtactgtactgtattaacattttacttcattttataaataataattatagttttattgataaatttcattatttaaacataaaacccaaaagttttttggtctatcgtttTATCCGTGagagacagaggaaaaaaagcCAAACCAATTAGTTATGTGGCGAATGAAATTCGCGATAAACCGGGGAGTGAGATTCGAACCGGGTTAAAGAAGGTGATTACTGTATTGTAAATGTTATAGTCTTtgctattataattatattaacatattcattattataatttggATATACACTAATGATGGCATTATACTGGGTCTAGGTTATTAAAAACTTTAGAAatgtaacagaaaataaaactctTGCCCTTGAGCTTCATGAAGGATATTTAGTGATTtcaatgtatatacagtaatccccgtatacagtactgtactgtattaacattttacttcattttataaataataattatagttttattgataaatttcattatttaaacataaaacccaaaagttttttggtctatcgtttTATCCGTGagagacagaggaaaaaaagcCAAACCAATTAGTTATGTGGCGAATGAAATTCGCGATAAACCGGGGAGTGAGATTCGAACCGGGTTAAAGAAGGTGATTACTGTATTGTAAATGTTATAGTCTTtgctattataattatattaacatattcattattataatttggATATACACTAATGATGGCATTATACTGGGTCTAGGTTATTAAAAACTTTAGAAatgtaacagaaaataaaactctTGCCCTTGAGCTTCATGAAGGATATTTAGTGATTtcaatgtatatacagtaatcccgtatacagtactgtactgtattaacattttacttcattttataaataataattatagttttattgataaatttcattatttaaacataaaacccAAAAGTTTTTGGTCTATCGTTTTATCCGTGAGAGACAGAGGAAAAAGCCAAACCAATTAGTTATGTGGCGAATGAAATTCGCGATAAACCGGGGAGTGAGATTCGAACCGGGTTAAAGAAGGTGATTACTGTATTGTAAATGTTATAGTCTTtgctattataattatattaacatattcattattataatttggatatacactgtgtgtgcaAAATTTCGTGAGTTTttgagcaattaaaaaaaaaattaaagctgcaagcagcgatgaaCGGGCCCTCGCGCCCAGGCGCACCACCACCCGTTGACACAATTACAATAGGGTCCTCACACCATCGGTGCTCTGGCCCTAATAATGATCAAAGTATGACACAACTCTTTGATTCTGCCTAGCAGATGCCATTCAGCTAAATTCCTTAAGCTGGTAAATAAGGTATTAACCAATCAAGAGTCCGAGGGTAAATCTGAAGACATTAGCGAAATCCAGTACAATGGGTTAAACTGTtcacaggaaagaaaaacaaagcctGGATGTTCTACAAAACTGTGCTGCAAGAGTAAAGAGAATAGGAAAAACCTCCCAAAGGCATTCAGAGACATGGCAACCATGCAGAAAATTGTTCTTTGGGATAATGAGAGTATAATTCAAACTTCTAGCCATAGAATAAACCCcagaatttaaacattttatgcatGAAAACGCACTACTGCTCATGACCCTAAAAACAACCATCCAGTAGTAAAGCATAGTGTGATTAGCATCTTCTACCGGGCAGGGTTTGAGGCTCATGGCCCTAAGAACAACAATCCcatagtgaagcatggtggtgttaGCATCTTCTCTATAAGCGGAGGAGGAgaagggaaaactcgtttttttactatcactactgatccctaaactttacattttttactttttcctttgcttatcttaattttcgttaccgtcttcgctttctggcttcgcttcgcaaTCTAgtagcggcgtctcgagctcgtacctcagttttttgctcgcgtaacaaatcAAAGTTTTCCCTTGACTGCTCGTACCTCAGAAAACCTCATACATTAAttcactcgtaggtcaaggtaccactgtactaAACTATATAAGCTGGGTTACTATTATAACCATTTCTGAAATCACAGGTAAACAGAATATGTCATTTGGCAATTTCAATACtctagaaattattttttttttgtaatttgtaccAAAAATTGACTATTTTGTATGTATCTTAGGAAAGAACCTTCTGTTCATTGTGCTGAGAGATGGAACAGGATTCCTGCAGTCTATACTCATCGATAAACTGGTAATCAACCACCTGAAATGGATTCATGTGTATTGTTTGTAACTATAATACTGATGTAGTGGTaattagttaaaataaaatctacctttagctttatcttttctttgtgtttcttgTTCGTGTGCATTTCGTTTGCCGTGCTTGCGTgtgtaacgttttttttttccccccctttcCTTCATTAGTGTCAGTGCTATAACGGGCTCATGTTGTCTACTGAAAGCACGGTAGCTCTGTATGGAACAGTGAAGCCGGTTCCTGAGGGAAAACAGGTAACACTTTTGTAGAAAAACAATTCACTGTTGTACTGTTCTGTTTGTTCCATCAGTAAAAAATACCATTActactttttatttctaaaaagtGTTAATTAGATCAAAATCATTCGCCCAGAAATGAGTTACTTTTATGCAAGACATGATGGACTCATTTTGTGCCACAGCATCAGATTATTTTGTTAACaacaatgtttttgtaattaaaaatgaaacataatagcttttattagtttatatagatttttttattacatgttaCATAGATAGTCTTACAGAATGCTAaacaataattatacatatCCCAGTTCTTTGGTTATGGGAAGCCATACCAATCCATGTGAATGAGAGAAACAATAATGCAGTAAAGCGTGATATTAATCCAAGGGGCAGAGTCAGAGCTGTGCTGTTAGATTAAATTAATCAATACCTTCTGACCATGGTGTAATCTGGTTTAATCATCTCTTCCAGGTTTTTTGTTAtatgttaatataatttttttcctccgGCGGCATTGGGTGGCAAGGGCCTGCTGGCTTCACCCTCCTTCTTTCATAGTCAGGCTTGGGACTGTCCATGGTGCAGTACTTTATCCCCCATTCCCACAACTGAGCATCCAtgaagggttaagggctttgctcttGGGCCCAAGAGTGGGAGCCTGGTGTGGCTGAGACTCGAACTCACAACCCCCTGGATCCAAAagctaatgccttaaccactaggcTACCACTTCCCtgctattataattatattaacatattcattattataatttggATATACACTAATGATGGCATTATACTGGGTCTAGGTTATTAAAAACTTTAGAAatgtaacagaaaataaaactctTGCCCTTGAGCTTCATGAAGGATATTTAGTGATTtcaatgtatatacagtaatccccgtatacagtactgtactgtattaacatttgacttcattttataaataataattatagttttattgataaatttcattatttaaacataaaacccaaaagttttttggtctatcgtttTATCCGTGagagacagaggaaaaaaagcCAAACCAATTAGTTATGTGGCGAATgaaattccgcgataaaccgggggagTGAGATTCGAACCGGGTTAAAGAAGGTGATTACTGTATTGTAAATGTTATAGTCTTTGCTATTATAATTGTGCATCCTAGGCTCCGGGAGGCCATGAGCTGCACTGTGATTTCTGGGAGCTGATCGGTCTCGCTCCAGCCGGTGGTGCCGACAATCTGCTGAATGAGGAGTCGGATGTGGATGTTCAGCTCAACAATAGGCACATGATGATCCGTGGAGACAACGTGTCCAAAATCCTGCGAGTGCGCTCCACAGTCACCCACTGCTTCCGAGAGCACTTCTTCAGCCGCAGCTATTATgaggtaaaaattttttttgaaaaatatttacttttagaaATATCAATTACTAATATATCATGTAAATAGCTACAAATTTTGTTAGATGTAACTAATATGGATTTGTCTTTTATTATTCAACAGccctaaaaaaacatttcatttgttcCAGCACATCTTATCATTTAGCATTTATTAATACTAGATCCATTTGttgaaagtaaaaatgaaataaaaataatgcatttaagaTAACGCTCAGAATCTTTGTTCAAGGGCAAACGCTTACcctttcataaaataaataacatttaagtATCTGAGTATACAGAAGTCTGTATTCTGGGTTATCTGTTATTGATTTGTTCTTTTcatgtacatgtgtatgaaGTGTGCAATTTGttttgataataaataaatgcaagggAGTGAAATACCCTATTGAATATTATATCAGTttatttgaagattttttttttttttatgatctccAGGAAGTCGGGATTTGAAgtaattttgctttttttttttttttttttttgtttaataaaaaaaaagtgaaataaaaacaacgaTAAAAAGGCTGGATTTTGGATGTTATTGATGGAAAgctaagtgtgcatgtgtgtgtttccgtAGATCACTCCTCCCACTCTGGTGCAGACCCAGGTGGAAGGTGGCTCCACCCTCTTCAATCTGAATTATTTTGGAGAGCAGGCGtacctgacccagtcgtctCAGCTTTACCTGGAGACGTGCATCCCAGCCCTTGGAGACACGTTCTGCATCGCCCAGTCCTATCGCGCTGAGCAGTCTCGCACACGCAGACACCTGTCCGAGTGAGTCAAAAAGCAAACAgacacaatattattattactattattacattAACAGTAAGAGCACACTGTACTGGACTAATGCTATTGAGTTTTCCATTGGGGAAAAACAGGTACACCCACATTGAGGCTGAGTGCCCCTTCATGACCTTTGAAGATCTGCTGAACAGATTAGAGGATCTGGTGTGCGATGTGGTGGATCGAGTCCTGAAATCTCCTGCTGCTCCGCTGCTCTACGAACTCAACCCTGTATGACTTCTGAATTCTTGAGCTATTCTAACCTTTATATCACTATTCATATAATAGCAATATATTAAAACCtgtaatattttttctattcaaCTAGACTTTCTTTTACTTATCCAAATACGGTGTACATGTATTTTGGAAATGAAAATCCATGCTGTTGTCTTAGTGCAGTTGGATTTCAATAATAATTTGGGGACAATCTTTTATCATTCAGTTTCAGCATCCATTTACACCAGAGGGTGCAGCGACTTTAAACATAGCAAATTTTCACTCTGTTATTGATGATTTTAGTAGTAACTATACactaatatataatgtataatgtttttggtttgtgtgtgtgtgtagaacttCAAGCCCCCCAAGAGACCATTTAAGAGAATGAATTACTCCGAGGCCATTACATGGCTTAAGGAGCACGACATTAAAAAGGATGACGGGACCTACTACGAGTTTGGAGAGGTTTGTGTGCaagttaaaataaacataatttcaTTGCAGCTTGTAGAAATGAACTACtcaaaatgaatgcatttaaaaagattGATGTGAAAGATGACAGACATAATGCGGAGAATTAAAGCAACAgatcttaaaaacaaacaaatttttacaattgtggatttatttaaacaccagaaaaggaaagaaattttGAAAATCTTGCTCGTTATCTCCTGTGTGATGTCAACATTTTGACTGTTCACTGCAGATCCTGTTAAATCTTTTGCATAATTTGGCATCCTTGTTATTATTTTTCCCGCTGTTGGTTCTGTTGTAGGATATCCCTGAA
This Silurus meridionalis isolate SWU-2019-XX chromosome 15, ASM1480568v1, whole genome shotgun sequence DNA region includes the following protein-coding sequences:
- the nars1 gene encoding asparagine--tRNA ligase, cytoplasmic; its protein translation is MADETSQGAEQISLRELYVSDKQGSDQDGDGTEQKPFKTPLKALFFAGKEPFPTIYVDSQKEGERWAVISKTQMKNVKKLFHKEQMKTDVKEKKEVEDAERREKNLEEAKKIVIENDPSLPEPKTAKISQLEALREQRVKVFGWVHRIRRQGKNLLFIVLRDGTGFLQSILIDKLCQCYNGLMLSTESTVALYGTVKPVPEGKQAPGGHELHCDFWELIGLAPAGGADNLLNEESDVDVQLNNRHMMIRGDNVSKILRVRSTVTHCFREHFFSRSYYEITPPTLVQTQVEGGSTLFNLNYFGEQAYLTQSSQLYLETCIPALGDTFCIAQSYRAEQSRTRRHLSEYTHIEAECPFMTFEDLLNRLEDLVCDVVDRVLKSPAAPLLYELNPNFKPPKRPFKRMNYSEAITWLKEHDIKKDDGTYYEFGEDIPEAPERLMTDAINETILLCRFPAEIKSFYMQRCPEDRRLTESVDVLMPNVGEIVGGSMRIWDAEELLEGYKREGIDPTPYYWYTDQRKYGTCPHGGYGLGLERFLTWLLNRHHIRDVCLYPRFIQRCKP